The Longimicrobiales bacterium nucleotide sequence CCTGAGCCAGCGACGCACCGCGTTCTGAGCGAGCGGATCGATCCCGCTCGCGCGGACGGCCTCAGTCCACTCGTCGATGGAACGACCGGTGCGCTCCTTCATGGATGCGGTGACAGCGGCCATCATGGCGTCCGGACTGGATGGTGTCATGACTTCCTTCGCGTGACGTGTTCTACGATTCGATCTCGCGCATCACATCCGCCCGTTCCCGCTCCGGCCAGGTGGCAAAGGGACGGAGGGCGAGGCTGCTGTTGGAAAAGCGCGGCTCACCGGTGATCTCGCGTCCGGCCCAGTCCGGCCGTCCGCGATCGACGCTGGAGTCCCACGCGGCGCGCGTCCCTCCTTCGGGGAGCTCGACCTCGGCCAGCACCAGCCCTGCGTTGCCGCCCTCGAACTGATCGACCTCCCATACCAGCTTCCCGATGCAGAGGGTGCTGCGCGTCTTTTCGACTGGCGTACCGGTGAAGAGACGCGCGTCGAGTATAGCGCGCGCGGCCACCGGATCAATGGCGCACTCTATTTCCGTCCGCGCACCACGCTCCGCTGGTCCCTTGACCGTCAGCACGGCGCGCTCTGCGCCGAGACGTATGCGCACCGTCCGTTCCGGTTCGGCGGCCAGGTACGCCTGCACGAGATGCTCGCGCGTGGCGTCAGCCGCAACGGCTGCCCACGACCGCACCCGAACCAGAAAGCGCCGTTCCGTTTCAGTCGACATCCCGCTCATCGGACGATATCCATGTCGTAGCGCTCCCCGGTCAGGATCGCACCCACCTCTACATCGTCTCCCGTGATAAACTGCCACATACCTCAGTCGCTGGCGGTCGAGGGCGCGCGCGGGAGCGTCACCGTGAACGTCGACCCCTCCCCCAGCGTACTCGCGGCCGTCAGCTCGCCACCCATGCCGCGCGCCAGGTCGCGGCTGATCGCGAGCCCGAGGCCTGCCCCTTCGTGTGCCGAGCTGTGTGTGCGCCCCACCTGCACGAACGGCTCGAAGATCGTGTTCAGATTCTCCGACGGTATCCCAATCCCCGTGTCCGTCACCTCGACGCTCGCCACCGTGCGGTTGACCCGGCACGCTATCGTGATGCGGCCGCCGGTCGGCGTGAACTTGATGGCGTTGGTCAACAGGTTGAGCAGGATCTGCTCGGTCTTGGCGCGATCCACGTAAACCAGCGAGCGCACATCCTTCGGCCACTCCGTCGCGAGTGTCTTCGCGGCCGCCAGTGGCTCGACCATGTCGTGCACCGCATGCAGGATCTCGCTCAGCGGCACGTACTCCAGGTCGTACGTGAGATGACCCGCCTCGATTCTGCTGAAGTTGAGCAGGTCATTGATGATGCCCAGCAGATGCTGCTGACTTCGGCGGATCCGCTTGAGATCATCGATCTGCTGCTCCGTCACAGGCCCGCGGATGCCGAGCGAGATCAGATCGACATATCCGCCGATCGCGTTCAACGGCGTACGGAGCTCGTGCGACATCGTCGCCAGGAACTCGGCCCGTGCCCGGTTCGCGGCCTCGGCTTCCGCGATGCGGCGGGCATCCTCTACCGCGCGCATCTCCGCAGCGCGGCGTTCCGTGAGGTCCCGCGTAACCTTCGCGAAGCCGACCAGCTCGCCATTCGGGCCGCGCAGCGCGGTGATGACGACATTCGCCCAGAACCGGCTCCCGTCCTTGCGCAGGCGCCAGCCCTCCTCCTCGAAGCGACCCTCCGCTGCTGCGACCCTGAGCTCGTAGGCGGGGTGTCCCTCATCGATCTTTGCCTGCGGATAGAAGATCGAGAAATGCTTCCCGATGATCTCCTCTGCAGTGTACCCCTTGAATCGCTGAGCGCCGGGGTTCCACGTGAGAACGCGCCCGCTCGGGTCGAGGGCAAAGATCGCATAGTCCCTGACGCTCTCCACCAGCAGGCGGTAGAGAGCGACCGACTCCTCCTGTGCGGATTCGTCCGGCGCACTCGACGCGGGGGCATCGCGGGCGTCCGGTTTCCCCGTGGTATCCGGGAGGCTGTTTCCTCCCTCAGCCTCTTTCATTGCCTTCGCGTCTCATTGGCTCCGTGCAGTTCCCGGCTGCCGGACCGGTCGGCGGCCATACTGCAAGTGCGATTCGTCGCCCGCAATGATCCGGCAGGAACACGCGCCGCCGCGGGGCCCGCGACCGCCAGCGTGGCGAGTCCGGGAATGGGACTGACGGGTCAATACGGCGGGTTGGAACTGCCCGCCCCCGTCCGATTCCCGCACTCCGCGTGCCGTAAACATCGGATACAGGGCTCCATGCCCGCCCCCGGGGCCGGCCGGCCAGCCGGCCGCGGCCCCGGCGCGCCTCAGGCCACCGGCCGCTCCGTGACGCCCGGATGGGGTGAGGTCGCAGGACGGACATCGCCGGCGACAGCCGTCAGTACGCGCCGCCAGCCGAGCACACCCAGTGCAAGGAGGACCAGTCCGCTCAACGCGTTGGTCGTCGCGCCGGCTGTGTACTCGGTGCCCATGCGGGAAGCGATCGCCTCCGCGCCGATCATGCTCCCGTTCCAGGCGCAGTGCATGAGCACAGCGGGCCAGATCGAGCGGAATACGTGGACGGCGAGCCCCGCCGCGAGTCCGAGCGTGAGTGAAATGCCGAGGATCGACCAGTGCGGCACGCCGACATGCAGGCTCATGAACAGGATGGCGGACGCCGCAATGGCCACGGGCACGCCGTAGCGTCTCTCCAGCAGGCGCTGGACATGGCCGCGGAAGGAAAACTCCTCGACCAGCGGGATGGCGAACGCGATGAGAAGCGTCAGGGCCACCCAGCCGATAGTGGTTTCACGATAGGGCCGCAGCATGTCATACCATTCCGGGATGTCAGCCGCGTCCAGGTCCGGCGCAATGAGGCTGGCGAAGGAGCCGATCGCGAGCAGCAGCAGGATGGTGGCGGCGCAGCTCAGCAGTACCCAGCGGAGTGCCGCGTTCGGCGGCCGCACACGCAGCCTTGCCAGCCGCTCCCGGCGGTGGCGGCCAGGGCGCGTGGACCACACATAGAATGCCGCGGCCAGCACGAGCACCCACACCAGACCGGCCACCGGGGGCAGCGCCGCCAGGCCGAACATCGCCGTCAGGTTGAATGCGATGACGGTCAGAACGGCGCCGGCGATGCGGAGAATCACGTCAGGACTTCGTCACGGGTCCAATCCACGGAATGCTGCCATCGATCGGCTGACGCAGCTCGAAAACCGCCCTGTCGCGCGTGCGGCAGTACCACTGCTCCGGACCGGGCGTGCCGAAGTCGCCCTTCGCGATGGGATACATGACATGCGATACGACGGTGCTGCCATTCACAAATGCGATGAGCGTAGCATCACTGCCGGTCTCGAGGCCCGTCTCGCGTGCTGCCGGCCAGTCCACCCCGATCACGGAGTCGACGCGCTCGTACGTGTTGCCGGGCCGGAATATGCACACGCGGTCCCAATCACCCTGGACGAGGCGCCCGAGATCCGCACCGGATGGTGAAGTAGCGAGTGCCTGCTCGATCGTGAACACGAGTGACTCGTTCGATTGCGACGCGCATGCGGTGCTCAATCCGAGGAGCAGGGTCAGTCCCGTGATGCCGCGGCCGATGATGTTCACTGTCCCTCCTCCATTGGACTACACTGTCACTGCCGGTATCTGCAGTACACCGGGCAGGCGTGAGCCGTTTCGCAGCGCTGGATCGTTCATTGCACGATGCCGCCCATCAGCACAAAACGGGAGCCTGGACGTGATACGATTTCTGCCCTGTCTGTTCATCCTCAGCGCATGCGTCGATACCGCGCCCGACCGCGTGGAGTTCGCCGCCGACTCCGCAGCAGGCGAAATCGCTTTCGAGCTCGCCGGTCCCGGCGGCGCAGCACTGCTGGTCCCGGTCCATCTCAATGGTCAGGGACCCTTCCAGTTCATACTGGATACGGGGGCCACGGTCACGTGTGTCGATGACGCACTCGCAGCGCAGCTCGCACTTCAGGACGTGCGCGGCGTCATCGGCACTGCGGCCGGCGTCGGCGGACAGGGAGGCGTACGACTGGTATCGGTGGACTCGCTGCGCATCGGATCCGTGCGTGCCCACGAGCTGCAGGCATGTGTCGTCGACCTCGAACACCTCGCCGGCATGGGCCTGGACCTCGACGGCCTGATCGGGCTGAACGTGCTGAAGGAGTTCCTCGTAACGATCGATTTCGAGCGCCAGATCGTCACACTCACCCGACCATGACAGCGGCATGCATGGTGGCGCACTGCATGCTGGCGACAGCTGCACTGCGTGCGTGCAGGTCGGAGTGAATCAGTCGGTCTCCGAGCTGCCGGTATCGTCCGAGCCCAGGAGCTCGGACGCCGCCTCGTAATGCGTCTCAGGAACGAGCAACGTCACGCCCTGCGTCGTCGGCCCGGCGAAGCCGGGGCCGAACGCCCCGGTAAGCGGACCCTTCAGCATGACGGGTATGCCCGAATGCTCGATCATCTGTTTGTCCAGCTCGGCCAGGAAGAGCGCCGCGTATTCCTTTAATGCTACCCACTCGCTCATGATGTCCTTTCAGCGCTGCGTCTGCAGCGAAATCCGTTCAGCGCCCGACGCCTGAAGTGCGTCGAGCACGTCGATCATGAAACGGTACGGCGCGTCGGGGTGCGTGCGCAGTGCGGCAATGAGGTTCGGATTCTGACGGAGCTCCAGCCGCCAGAGCGCCTCCACATCGGATGCGCGCAGCAGCTGCACCTGGGGACTCGTGCCGCGCTGCAGCTCGATCATGCCGTCGGCCCGCACGTTGAAGAACGCAATGTTCTCCGCGGCAACGTCCTGCGGCCCCGGATCAGGCAGCACGACCTGTAATCCCCTCTCCTCATCGAATACGGTTGTGACGAGGAAGAAAACCAGGAGCAGGAAGGCGATGTCCGCCATGGACGATGTGGGCACCTCAGCGCGCGTGGCTACTCGGGTCCGGAGAATCATCGCGGCCTCCTGGGAAGAAAGGATTGCTGGATCGTACATCCGTGACCGCCGCGAATGTTCCGCCTTCGTTCGCGGCCGGAGGAACAGGACGATCGCGTG carries:
- a CDS encoding retropepsin-like aspartic protease, with the protein product MIRFLPCLFILSACVDTAPDRVEFAADSAAGEIAFELAGPGGAALLVPVHLNGQGPFQFILDTGATVTCVDDALAAQLALQDVRGVIGTAAGVGGQGGVRLVSVDSLRIGSVRAHELQACVVDLEHLAGMGLDLDGLIGLNVLKEFLVTIDFERQIVTLTRP
- a CDS encoding CYTH domain-containing protein yields the protein MSTETERRFLVRVRSWAAVAADATREHLVQAYLAAEPERTVRIRLGAERAVLTVKGPAERGARTEIECAIDPVAARAILDARLFTGTPVEKTRSTLCIGKLVWEVDQFEGGNAGLVLAEVELPEGGTRAAWDSSVDRGRPDWAGREITGEPRFSNSSLALRPFATWPERERADVMREIES
- a CDS encoding type II CAAX endopeptidase family protein — encoded protein: MILRIAGAVLTVIAFNLTAMFGLAALPPVAGLVWVLVLAAAFYVWSTRPGRHRRERLARLRVRPPNAALRWVLLSCAATILLLLAIGSFASLIAPDLDAADIPEWYDMLRPYRETTIGWVALTLLIAFAIPLVEEFSFRGHVQRLLERRYGVPVAIAASAILFMSLHVGVPHWSILGISLTLGLAAGLAVHVFRSIWPAVLMHCAWNGSMIGAEAIASRMGTEYTAGATTNALSGLVLLALGVLGWRRVLTAVAGDVRPATSPHPGVTERPVA
- a CDS encoding biopolymer transporter ExbD encodes the protein MILRTRVATRAEVPTSSMADIAFLLLVFFLVTTVFDEERGLQVVLPDPGPQDVAAENIAFFNVRADGMIELQRGTSPQVQLLRASDVEALWRLELRQNPNLIAALRTHPDAPYRFMIDVLDALQASGAERISLQTQR
- a CDS encoding PAS domain-containing sensor histidine kinase — translated: MKEAEGGNSLPDTTGKPDARDAPASSAPDESAQEESVALYRLLVESVRDYAIFALDPSGRVLTWNPGAQRFKGYTAEEIIGKHFSIFYPQAKIDEGHPAYELRVAAAEGRFEEEGWRLRKDGSRFWANVVITALRGPNGELVGFAKVTRDLTERRAAEMRAVEDARRIAEAEAANRARAEFLATMSHELRTPLNAIGGYVDLISLGIRGPVTEQQIDDLKRIRRSQQHLLGIINDLLNFSRIEAGHLTYDLEYVPLSEILHAVHDMVEPLAAAKTLATEWPKDVRSLVYVDRAKTEQILLNLLTNAIKFTPTGGRITIACRVNRTVASVEVTDTGIGIPSENLNTIFEPFVQVGRTHSSAHEGAGLGLAISRDLARGMGGELTAASTLGEGSTFTVTLPRAPSTASD